One window of the Cryptomeria japonica chromosome 7, Sugi_1.0, whole genome shotgun sequence genome contains the following:
- the LOC131047199 gene encoding disease resistance protein Roq1 isoform X1 — MASSSSPPKQNDEYYAFTVPSFSSSHQHGEDRSAFSGIEPPFKRKKVSESSRLYDVFINHRGPDVKNTLALELYKSLEKLRIVAFLDSEEKELGNSFTSTIETAIRSAPVHIAIFSKRYAESPWCLAELVLMLQTKAKIIPLFYGVKPSDLRFVEKGEYARAFVEYEKKKRYTEKLSEWKEALQSVSFIAGEELNSFRDCEKIVSTVQREVQRMRCLHVAKYPVGLSKLVEHFEEHCIDKLVQDFESLCKMNKQREGKAKIVGIFGMGGVGKTTLCKELFNRKRLDYSRSCFLFDVREASVKKDLPSLQLKLLRELFDEKDNQSFASIEDGTSCLSNCFARSSNLSFLIVLDDIDHQEQLDAFLISDELNNCRNSLVIVTTRDVGVLINAGITVGYNLKGMDANDAKELFCFHAFSQSYPSSGYEELVDSFVHVCGGLPLSLQVLGRHVHGQDQKFWELELKKATKTLPQDIHKRLRISIETLDNEEKQIFMDVACFFIGELKKDAIRVWEGSGWSAQHALRKLKNKCLVEEIEDQKFRGSREENFELRMHDHLRDLGREMADELSHPRRLWRSQHLQSLISKGFENILTQAKVRCLHSFRDPSTDFFIKYFLGESDNMAETSTALLWLEMSLSGNTVTKIPPWIPFQNLQSLSITGGSLERLWQNNEQAPIALKELRISSISELKELSLGLLSCLEKFTIDKCWHLKSMTGITDLTKLVELNISKCEELEQLSLVRHSCLEKIRIFNSLNLQSVTVSHLQKLIELNISGCEKIEELILVQLNCLEKIKISDCSDLKSVEGISNLRKLVKLQIEKCPKLEEISFVQLSFLQNITISNCQMLKSLKGINDLPKLVELNISKCEELEQLSLVRHSCLEKIRIFNSLNLQSVTVSHLQKLIELNISGCEKIEELILVQLNCLEKIKISDCSDLKSVEGISNLRKLEQLQIERCPKLEEISFVQLSFLQNITISNCQMLKSLKGINDLPKLVELNISKCEELKEFSSLVRHSCIEKLSISNSLNLQSVTISHLKKLVELNISGCEKMKELNIVQLSRLEKIKISDCPGLKSVLGLYGLKKVVELQIEKCPKLEGVIFVQLSFLENMTVFDCQKLKSLKGLNGLRKLVELNISECEELEELNLVGHGCLKKLRIFNSLNLQSVTVSHLQKLIELNISGCQKIEELSLVQLNCLKKIRISDCPYLKSVAGMSDLRKLVELNINECGELEELSLVRLRCLQKITISGDLQSVTVSHLMNLVELKLINYVNIKELSLVQLSRLRRIEILGSLTVKIIEVKGCKILSRADFENLKNVVKLSICDCPELENLPELVNLHQLKIASLNNCPKLKKITLPTTLIKFTLQCCRELQTVAGIYDCTDVEELVISKCPELELDELSFARLCWLKKIAIDSCGKLQKITGIEKLLSLERMQLLYCNHETVRNCILKMEKLPSDFIQVVGRAVDGAESNLIASFFCTKYISTNSVIQISTDQICPDDLVSAIIICAVVVVNTCCAANMINDFIGGCDWNPWLKFEVRQGEWLITSVTTNQDQIHNYILNRGYCFPFDYVFTDRAVTKDVIVRKGYNVTLPVRRGEGDKALIVLRRIIEKLYEK, encoded by the exons ATGGCATCTTCTTCCTCGCCTCCCAAACAAAATGACGAATACTATGCTTTCACCGTGCCATCTTTTTCCTCGTCCCACCAACATGGTGAGGATCGTTCAGCTTTCTCTGGAATCGAACCTCCCTTTAAGAGGAAGAAGGTTTCTGAATCTTCAAGATTATATGATGTCTTCATCAACCACAGAGGTCCTGATGTGAAAAACACTCTGGCTCTGGAGCTTTACAAATCCCTTGAGAAATTGAGAATAGTGGCATTTCTTGATTCTGAAGAAAAAGAACTTGGAAATTCGTTTACATCCACCATTGAGACAGCCATTCGATCTGCTCCAGTTCATATAGCTATCTTCTCTAAACGATATGCAGAGTCCCCATGGTGCTTGGCAGAGCTGGTTCTCATGTTGCAGACTAAAGCTAAGATCATTCCATTGTTTTATGGCGTGAAGCCTTCCGATCTTCGCTTCGTAGAAAAGGGAGAGTATGCCAGAGCATTCGTTGAATATGAAAAGAAGAAGAGGTATACAGAAAAGCTGAGTGAGTGGAAGGAAGCCCTCCAATCTGTTTCATTTATTGCCGGGGAAGAGTTAAACAG TTTCAGAGACTGCGAGAAGATAGTGTCAACAGTGCAAAGGGAAGTGCAAAGGATGAGATGCTTACATGTTGCCAAATATCCGGTAGGACTTTCTAAGCTTGTAGAACATTTTGAAGAGCACTGCATTGATAAGCTTGTACAGGATTTTGAAAGCCTGTGCAAGATGAACAAACAAAGGGAAGGGAAGGCTAAGATAGTTGGTATTTTTGGTATGGGTGGGGTGGGAAAAACAACTCTCTGTAAAGAATTGTTTAACAGAAAGCGTTTAGATTATAGTCGATCCTGTTTTCTGTTTGATGTTCGGGAAGCCTCTGTGAAAAAAGATCTGCCTTCTTTGCAATTGAAGCTCCTCAGAGAACTCTTTGATGAAAAAGACAATCAAAGCTTTGCAAGCATAGAGGATGGTACAAGCTGTCTTAGTAATTGTTTCGCAAGGAGCAGCAATCTGAGCTTCCTAATTGTTCTAGATGATATTGATCACCAGGAACAGTTAGATGCCTTCTTGATCAGTGATGAGCTAAATAATTGTCGCAATAGTTTGGTAATTGTTACAACTCGTGATGTAGGAGTGCTAATAAATGCAGGGATTACGGTTGGTTATAATTTGAAAGGAATGGATGCAAATGATGCGAAAGAGTTGTTTTGTTTCCATGCTTTTAGCCAATCTTATCCCTCTAGTGGATACGAAGAGCTGGTTGATTCCTTCGTACACGTTTGTGGCGGCTTACCACTGTCTCTTCAAGTTCTCGGCAGGCATGTTCATGGCCAAGATCAGAAGTTTTGGGAGCTAGAATTGAAGAAAGCTACAAAGACGCTGCCTCAAGACATACACAAGAGACTAAGAATCAGCATTGAAACGTTGGACAATGAAGAAAAACAAATTTTCATGGATGTTGCATGTTTCTTCATAGGAGAATTGAAGAAAGACGCCATCAGAGTGTGGGAGGGATCGGGATGGAGTGCTCAGCATGCATTGCGAAAACTGAAAAATAAATGTCTGGTTGAAGAAATAGAAGATCAGAAGTTCAGGGGCTCCagagaagaaaattttgaattgaGAATGCATGACCACTTGCGGGACTTGGGACGAGAAATGGCAGATGAGCTGAGTCATCCTCGTCGCCTGTGGCGTTCTCAACATCTCCAATCTCTG ATATCAAAGGGATTCGAAAACATTCTCACCCAAGCTAAAGTTAGGTGTTTGCATTCTTTTCGGGATCCGTCCACAGATTTTTTTATTAAATACTTTCTAGGGGAATCAGACAATATGGCTGAGACGTCAACCGCTTTACTATGGCTTGAGATGAGTCTTTCGGGGAACACAGTCACAAAAATTCCTCCCTGGATTCCTTTTCAGAACTTGCAATCTTTAAGCATCACTGGTGGAAGTCTGGAAAGATTGTGGCAGAATAATGAACAG GCACCCATCGCGCTAAAAGAGCTGCGGATAAGTAGCATTTCTGAGTTGAAGGAGTTAAGCTTGGGCCTTCTGAGCTGTCTTGAGAAATTTACAATTGATAAATGTTGGCATCTGAAAAGTATGACAGGAATAACCGATCTTACGAAACTAGTGGAATTGAACATTAGCAAATGTGAGGAGCTTGAGCAGTTAAGTCTTGTTCGACACAGCTGTCTagaaaaaattagaatttttaattctctGAATCTGCAGAGTGTTACAGTATCTCATCTACAGAAGCTGATAGAATTGAACATTAGTGGGTGTGAAAAGATTGAGGAATTAATTCTTGTTCAACTCAACTGCCtggaaaaaattaaaatttctgaTTGTTCAGATCTGAAGAGCGTTGAAGGAATATCTAATCTTAGAAAGCTAGTAAAATTGCAAATTGAAAAGTGTCCAAAGCTTGAGGAGATAAGTTTTGTTCAACTGAGCTTCCTACAAAATATTACAATTTCTAATTGTCAGATGTTAAAAAGTTTGAAAGGAATAAATGATCTTCCGAAACTAGTAGAATTGAACATTAGCAAATGTGAGGAGCTTGAGCAGTTAAGTCTTGTTCGACACAGCTGTCTagaaaaaattagaatttttaattctctGAATCTGCAGAGTGTTACAGTATCTCATCTACAGAAGCTGATAGAATTGAACATTAGTGGGTGTGAAAAGATTGAGGAATTAATTCTTGTTCAACTCAACTGCCtggaaaaaattaaaatttctgaTTGTTCAGATCTGAAGAGTGTTGAAGGAATATCTAATCTTAGAAAGCTAGAACAATTGCAAATTGAAAGGTGTCCAAAGCTTGAGGAGATAAGTTTTGTTCAACTGAGCTTCCTACAAAATATTACAATTTCTAATTGTCAGATGTTAAAAAGTTTGAAAGGAATAAATGATCTTCCGAAACTAGTAGAATTGAACATTAGTAAATGTGAGGAGCTTAAAGAGTTTAGTAGTCTTGTTCGGCACAGCTGCATAGAGAAACTTAGTATTTCGAATTCTCTGAATTTGCAGAGTGTGACAATATCTCATCTTAAGAAGCTGGTAGAATTGAACATTAGTGGGTGTGAAAAGATGAAGGAATTAAATATTGTTCAACTCAGCCGccttgaaaaaattaaaatttctgaTTGTCCAGGTCTGAAGAGTGTCTTAGGATTATATGGTCTTAAGAAGGTTGTAGAAttgcaaattgaaaaatgtccAAAGCTTGAGGGGGTAATTTTTGTTCAGCTGAGCTTCCTGGAAAATATGACAgtttttgattgtcaaaagttgaaaagtTTGAAAGGATTGAATGGTCTTAGGAAGCTAGTAGAACTCAACATTAGTGAATGTGAGGAGCTTGAAGAGTTAAACCTTGTTGGACACGGTTGTCTAAAAAAactgagaatttttaattctctaAATCTGCAGAGTGTTACAGTATCTCATCTACAGAAGCTGATAGAATTGAACATTAGTGGCTGTCAAAAGATTGAGGAGTTAAGTCTTGTTCAACTCAACTGCCTTAAAAAAATTAGAATTTCTGATTGTCCATACCTGAAGAGTGTGGCAGGAATGTCTGATCTTAGGAAGCTAGTTGAATTGAATATTAATGAATGTGGGGAGCTTGAAGAGTTAAGTCTTGTTCGACTTAGGTGCCTACAAAAAATTACAATTTCTGGTGATCTGCAGAGTGTGACAGTCTCTCATCTTATGAACCTGGTAGAATTGAAGCTCATCAATTATGTAAACATTAAGGAGTTAAGTCTTGTTCAACTTAGCCGCCTTAGAAGAATAGAAATTCTTGGTTCCCTAACGGTGAAGATTATTGAAGTGAAAGGTTGTAAAATTTTGAGCAGAGCagattttgagaatttgaagaATGTTGTAAAATTGAGCATCTGCGACTGTCCTGAGCTTGAGAACTTGCCAGAACTTGTAAACTTACATCAGCTCAAGATTGCTTCACTGAATAATTGTCcaaagctgaagaaaataacaCTACCAACAACACTCATCAAATTCACCCTACAATGTTGTAGAGAATTGCAAACAGTGGCAGGAATCTATGATTGTACAGATGTTGAAGAGCTAGTTATTAGTAAATGTCCAGAGCTTGAGTTGGACGAGTTAAGTTTTGCTCGACTGTGTTGGCTGAAGAAAATTGCAATTGACAGCTGTGGGAAGTTGCAGAAAATAACAGGTATTGAAAAATTGCTTTCACTGGAAAGAATGCAGCTCTTGTATTGCAACCATGAAACAGTTCGGAATTGCATTCTGAAGATGGAG AAGCTTCCATCGGATTTTATTCAAGTAGTTGGCAGAGCAGTAGATGGAGCAGAATCAAATCTCATTGCAAGCTTTTTTTGTACCAAATATATTAGCACCAATTCTGTCATCCAAATTAGTACTGATCAGATTTGCCCTGATGATTTGGTGAGTGCAATCATCATATGCGCTGTGGTTGTGGTGAATACTTGTTGTGCAGCGAACATGATTAATGACTTCATCGGAGGCTGTGATTGGAATCCATGGCTGAAATTTGAGGTGCGACAAGGCGAATGGTTAATTACCTCGGTAACTACAAACCAGGATCAAATACACAATTACATTCTTAACAGGGGTTATTGTTTTCCCTTTGATTATGTTTTTACTGATCGGGCAGTAACCAAAGATGTAATTGTGAGGAAGGGGTACAACGTCACTCTGCCCGTAAGGAGAGGTGAAGGAGATAAAGCTCTGATTGTGCTACGTAGAATCATTGAGAAATTGTATGAGAAATAA
- the LOC131047199 gene encoding disease resistance protein Roq1 isoform X2, translating into MASSSSPPKQNDEYYAFTVPSFSSSHQHGEDRSAFSGIEPPFKRKKVSESSRLYDVFINHRGPDVKNTLALELYKSLEKLRIVAFLDSEEKELGNSFTSTIETAIRSAPVHIAIFSKRYAESPWCLAELVLMLQTKAKIIPLFYGVKPSDLRFVEKGEYARAFVEYEKKKRYTEKLSEWKEALQSVSFIAGEELNRDCEKIVSTVQREVQRMRCLHVAKYPVGLSKLVEHFEEHCIDKLVQDFESLCKMNKQREGKAKIVGIFGMGGVGKTTLCKELFNRKRLDYSRSCFLFDVREASVKKDLPSLQLKLLRELFDEKDNQSFASIEDGTSCLSNCFARSSNLSFLIVLDDIDHQEQLDAFLISDELNNCRNSLVIVTTRDVGVLINAGITVGYNLKGMDANDAKELFCFHAFSQSYPSSGYEELVDSFVHVCGGLPLSLQVLGRHVHGQDQKFWELELKKATKTLPQDIHKRLRISIETLDNEEKQIFMDVACFFIGELKKDAIRVWEGSGWSAQHALRKLKNKCLVEEIEDQKFRGSREENFELRMHDHLRDLGREMADELSHPRRLWRSQHLQSLISKGFENILTQAKVRCLHSFRDPSTDFFIKYFLGESDNMAETSTALLWLEMSLSGNTVTKIPPWIPFQNLQSLSITGGSLERLWQNNEQAPIALKELRISSISELKELSLGLLSCLEKFTIDKCWHLKSMTGITDLTKLVELNISKCEELEQLSLVRHSCLEKIRIFNSLNLQSVTVSHLQKLIELNISGCEKIEELILVQLNCLEKIKISDCSDLKSVEGISNLRKLVKLQIEKCPKLEEISFVQLSFLQNITISNCQMLKSLKGINDLPKLVELNISKCEELEQLSLVRHSCLEKIRIFNSLNLQSVTVSHLQKLIELNISGCEKIEELILVQLNCLEKIKISDCSDLKSVEGISNLRKLEQLQIERCPKLEEISFVQLSFLQNITISNCQMLKSLKGINDLPKLVELNISKCEELKEFSSLVRHSCIEKLSISNSLNLQSVTISHLKKLVELNISGCEKMKELNIVQLSRLEKIKISDCPGLKSVLGLYGLKKVVELQIEKCPKLEGVIFVQLSFLENMTVFDCQKLKSLKGLNGLRKLVELNISECEELEELNLVGHGCLKKLRIFNSLNLQSVTVSHLQKLIELNISGCQKIEELSLVQLNCLKKIRISDCPYLKSVAGMSDLRKLVELNINECGELEELSLVRLRCLQKITISGDLQSVTVSHLMNLVELKLINYVNIKELSLVQLSRLRRIEILGSLTVKIIEVKGCKILSRADFENLKNVVKLSICDCPELENLPELVNLHQLKIASLNNCPKLKKITLPTTLIKFTLQCCRELQTVAGIYDCTDVEELVISKCPELELDELSFARLCWLKKIAIDSCGKLQKITGIEKLLSLERMQLLYCNHETVRNCILKMEKLPSDFIQVVGRAVDGAESNLIASFFCTKYISTNSVIQISTDQICPDDLVSAIIICAVVVVNTCCAANMINDFIGGCDWNPWLKFEVRQGEWLITSVTTNQDQIHNYILNRGYCFPFDYVFTDRAVTKDVIVRKGYNVTLPVRRGEGDKALIVLRRIIEKLYEK; encoded by the exons ATGGCATCTTCTTCCTCGCCTCCCAAACAAAATGACGAATACTATGCTTTCACCGTGCCATCTTTTTCCTCGTCCCACCAACATGGTGAGGATCGTTCAGCTTTCTCTGGAATCGAACCTCCCTTTAAGAGGAAGAAGGTTTCTGAATCTTCAAGATTATATGATGTCTTCATCAACCACAGAGGTCCTGATGTGAAAAACACTCTGGCTCTGGAGCTTTACAAATCCCTTGAGAAATTGAGAATAGTGGCATTTCTTGATTCTGAAGAAAAAGAACTTGGAAATTCGTTTACATCCACCATTGAGACAGCCATTCGATCTGCTCCAGTTCATATAGCTATCTTCTCTAAACGATATGCAGAGTCCCCATGGTGCTTGGCAGAGCTGGTTCTCATGTTGCAGACTAAAGCTAAGATCATTCCATTGTTTTATGGCGTGAAGCCTTCCGATCTTCGCTTCGTAGAAAAGGGAGAGTATGCCAGAGCATTCGTTGAATATGAAAAGAAGAAGAGGTATACAGAAAAGCTGAGTGAGTGGAAGGAAGCCCTCCAATCTGTTTCATTTATTGCCGGGGAAGAGTTAAACAG AGACTGCGAGAAGATAGTGTCAACAGTGCAAAGGGAAGTGCAAAGGATGAGATGCTTACATGTTGCCAAATATCCGGTAGGACTTTCTAAGCTTGTAGAACATTTTGAAGAGCACTGCATTGATAAGCTTGTACAGGATTTTGAAAGCCTGTGCAAGATGAACAAACAAAGGGAAGGGAAGGCTAAGATAGTTGGTATTTTTGGTATGGGTGGGGTGGGAAAAACAACTCTCTGTAAAGAATTGTTTAACAGAAAGCGTTTAGATTATAGTCGATCCTGTTTTCTGTTTGATGTTCGGGAAGCCTCTGTGAAAAAAGATCTGCCTTCTTTGCAATTGAAGCTCCTCAGAGAACTCTTTGATGAAAAAGACAATCAAAGCTTTGCAAGCATAGAGGATGGTACAAGCTGTCTTAGTAATTGTTTCGCAAGGAGCAGCAATCTGAGCTTCCTAATTGTTCTAGATGATATTGATCACCAGGAACAGTTAGATGCCTTCTTGATCAGTGATGAGCTAAATAATTGTCGCAATAGTTTGGTAATTGTTACAACTCGTGATGTAGGAGTGCTAATAAATGCAGGGATTACGGTTGGTTATAATTTGAAAGGAATGGATGCAAATGATGCGAAAGAGTTGTTTTGTTTCCATGCTTTTAGCCAATCTTATCCCTCTAGTGGATACGAAGAGCTGGTTGATTCCTTCGTACACGTTTGTGGCGGCTTACCACTGTCTCTTCAAGTTCTCGGCAGGCATGTTCATGGCCAAGATCAGAAGTTTTGGGAGCTAGAATTGAAGAAAGCTACAAAGACGCTGCCTCAAGACATACACAAGAGACTAAGAATCAGCATTGAAACGTTGGACAATGAAGAAAAACAAATTTTCATGGATGTTGCATGTTTCTTCATAGGAGAATTGAAGAAAGACGCCATCAGAGTGTGGGAGGGATCGGGATGGAGTGCTCAGCATGCATTGCGAAAACTGAAAAATAAATGTCTGGTTGAAGAAATAGAAGATCAGAAGTTCAGGGGCTCCagagaagaaaattttgaattgaGAATGCATGACCACTTGCGGGACTTGGGACGAGAAATGGCAGATGAGCTGAGTCATCCTCGTCGCCTGTGGCGTTCTCAACATCTCCAATCTCTG ATATCAAAGGGATTCGAAAACATTCTCACCCAAGCTAAAGTTAGGTGTTTGCATTCTTTTCGGGATCCGTCCACAGATTTTTTTATTAAATACTTTCTAGGGGAATCAGACAATATGGCTGAGACGTCAACCGCTTTACTATGGCTTGAGATGAGTCTTTCGGGGAACACAGTCACAAAAATTCCTCCCTGGATTCCTTTTCAGAACTTGCAATCTTTAAGCATCACTGGTGGAAGTCTGGAAAGATTGTGGCAGAATAATGAACAG GCACCCATCGCGCTAAAAGAGCTGCGGATAAGTAGCATTTCTGAGTTGAAGGAGTTAAGCTTGGGCCTTCTGAGCTGTCTTGAGAAATTTACAATTGATAAATGTTGGCATCTGAAAAGTATGACAGGAATAACCGATCTTACGAAACTAGTGGAATTGAACATTAGCAAATGTGAGGAGCTTGAGCAGTTAAGTCTTGTTCGACACAGCTGTCTagaaaaaattagaatttttaattctctGAATCTGCAGAGTGTTACAGTATCTCATCTACAGAAGCTGATAGAATTGAACATTAGTGGGTGTGAAAAGATTGAGGAATTAATTCTTGTTCAACTCAACTGCCtggaaaaaattaaaatttctgaTTGTTCAGATCTGAAGAGCGTTGAAGGAATATCTAATCTTAGAAAGCTAGTAAAATTGCAAATTGAAAAGTGTCCAAAGCTTGAGGAGATAAGTTTTGTTCAACTGAGCTTCCTACAAAATATTACAATTTCTAATTGTCAGATGTTAAAAAGTTTGAAAGGAATAAATGATCTTCCGAAACTAGTAGAATTGAACATTAGCAAATGTGAGGAGCTTGAGCAGTTAAGTCTTGTTCGACACAGCTGTCTagaaaaaattagaatttttaattctctGAATCTGCAGAGTGTTACAGTATCTCATCTACAGAAGCTGATAGAATTGAACATTAGTGGGTGTGAAAAGATTGAGGAATTAATTCTTGTTCAACTCAACTGCCtggaaaaaattaaaatttctgaTTGTTCAGATCTGAAGAGTGTTGAAGGAATATCTAATCTTAGAAAGCTAGAACAATTGCAAATTGAAAGGTGTCCAAAGCTTGAGGAGATAAGTTTTGTTCAACTGAGCTTCCTACAAAATATTACAATTTCTAATTGTCAGATGTTAAAAAGTTTGAAAGGAATAAATGATCTTCCGAAACTAGTAGAATTGAACATTAGTAAATGTGAGGAGCTTAAAGAGTTTAGTAGTCTTGTTCGGCACAGCTGCATAGAGAAACTTAGTATTTCGAATTCTCTGAATTTGCAGAGTGTGACAATATCTCATCTTAAGAAGCTGGTAGAATTGAACATTAGTGGGTGTGAAAAGATGAAGGAATTAAATATTGTTCAACTCAGCCGccttgaaaaaattaaaatttctgaTTGTCCAGGTCTGAAGAGTGTCTTAGGATTATATGGTCTTAAGAAGGTTGTAGAAttgcaaattgaaaaatgtccAAAGCTTGAGGGGGTAATTTTTGTTCAGCTGAGCTTCCTGGAAAATATGACAgtttttgattgtcaaaagttgaaaagtTTGAAAGGATTGAATGGTCTTAGGAAGCTAGTAGAACTCAACATTAGTGAATGTGAGGAGCTTGAAGAGTTAAACCTTGTTGGACACGGTTGTCTAAAAAAactgagaatttttaattctctaAATCTGCAGAGTGTTACAGTATCTCATCTACAGAAGCTGATAGAATTGAACATTAGTGGCTGTCAAAAGATTGAGGAGTTAAGTCTTGTTCAACTCAACTGCCTTAAAAAAATTAGAATTTCTGATTGTCCATACCTGAAGAGTGTGGCAGGAATGTCTGATCTTAGGAAGCTAGTTGAATTGAATATTAATGAATGTGGGGAGCTTGAAGAGTTAAGTCTTGTTCGACTTAGGTGCCTACAAAAAATTACAATTTCTGGTGATCTGCAGAGTGTGACAGTCTCTCATCTTATGAACCTGGTAGAATTGAAGCTCATCAATTATGTAAACATTAAGGAGTTAAGTCTTGTTCAACTTAGCCGCCTTAGAAGAATAGAAATTCTTGGTTCCCTAACGGTGAAGATTATTGAAGTGAAAGGTTGTAAAATTTTGAGCAGAGCagattttgagaatttgaagaATGTTGTAAAATTGAGCATCTGCGACTGTCCTGAGCTTGAGAACTTGCCAGAACTTGTAAACTTACATCAGCTCAAGATTGCTTCACTGAATAATTGTCcaaagctgaagaaaataacaCTACCAACAACACTCATCAAATTCACCCTACAATGTTGTAGAGAATTGCAAACAGTGGCAGGAATCTATGATTGTACAGATGTTGAAGAGCTAGTTATTAGTAAATGTCCAGAGCTTGAGTTGGACGAGTTAAGTTTTGCTCGACTGTGTTGGCTGAAGAAAATTGCAATTGACAGCTGTGGGAAGTTGCAGAAAATAACAGGTATTGAAAAATTGCTTTCACTGGAAAGAATGCAGCTCTTGTATTGCAACCATGAAACAGTTCGGAATTGCATTCTGAAGATGGAG AAGCTTCCATCGGATTTTATTCAAGTAGTTGGCAGAGCAGTAGATGGAGCAGAATCAAATCTCATTGCAAGCTTTTTTTGTACCAAATATATTAGCACCAATTCTGTCATCCAAATTAGTACTGATCAGATTTGCCCTGATGATTTGGTGAGTGCAATCATCATATGCGCTGTGGTTGTGGTGAATACTTGTTGTGCAGCGAACATGATTAATGACTTCATCGGAGGCTGTGATTGGAATCCATGGCTGAAATTTGAGGTGCGACAAGGCGAATGGTTAATTACCTCGGTAACTACAAACCAGGATCAAATACACAATTACATTCTTAACAGGGGTTATTGTTTTCCCTTTGATTATGTTTTTACTGATCGGGCAGTAACCAAAGATGTAATTGTGAGGAAGGGGTACAACGTCACTCTGCCCGTAAGGAGAGGTGAAGGAGATAAAGCTCTGATTGTGCTACGTAGAATCATTGAGAAATTGTATGAGAAATAA